A section of the Citrobacter farmeri genome encodes:
- a CDS encoding amino acid permease, protein MEKKLGLSALTALVLSSMLGAGVFSLPQNMAAVASPSALLIGWAITGAGIMLLAFAMLILTRIRPELDGGIFTYAREGFGELIGFCSAWGYWLCAVIANVSYLVIVFSALSFFTDTPALRLFGDGNTWQAIVGASVLLWVVHFLVLRGVQTAASINLVATLAKLLPLGLFIVLAFMAFKLDIFSLDFTGLALGVPVWEQVKNTMLITLWVFIGVEGAVVVSARARNKHDVGRATLLAVLSALAVYLLVTLLSLGVVARPELAEIRNPSMAGLMVKMMGPWGEIIIAAGLIVSVCGAYLSWTIMAAEVPFLASTHKAFPRIFARQNAQGAPSASLWLTNLCVQICLVLIWLTGSDYNTLLTIASEMILVPYFLVGAFLLKIATRPLHQAVGVGACIYGLWLLYASGPMHLLLSVVLYAPGLLVFLYARKTHTHDNVLNRQEMVLIGLLLVAAVPATWLLVG, encoded by the coding sequence ATGGAAAAGAAACTGGGACTGAGCGCACTCACCGCGCTGGTTTTAAGCTCAATGCTTGGCGCAGGTGTTTTCAGTCTGCCGCAGAACATGGCCGCTGTTGCCAGTCCGTCAGCATTACTCATCGGCTGGGCGATTACCGGAGCCGGGATAATGCTGCTGGCGTTTGCCATGTTAATTCTGACCCGCATTCGGCCCGAACTGGATGGTGGCATTTTCACCTATGCCCGTGAAGGATTCGGGGAGCTGATCGGTTTCTGTTCTGCCTGGGGTTACTGGCTATGCGCGGTGATTGCCAACGTCTCCTACCTCGTCATTGTCTTCTCTGCCCTCAGTTTCTTTACCGATACCCCAGCGTTGCGTCTGTTTGGTGACGGAAACACCTGGCAGGCGATCGTGGGCGCCTCGGTTCTGCTGTGGGTAGTACACTTTCTGGTACTGCGCGGCGTACAAACGGCGGCCAGCATCAATCTGGTGGCGACGCTGGCAAAATTGTTGCCGCTCGGTTTGTTTATCGTGCTGGCCTTTATGGCGTTTAAACTGGACATCTTCAGTCTGGATTTTACCGGCCTCGCGCTGGGTGTCCCGGTCTGGGAACAGGTTAAAAACACGATGCTCATCACACTATGGGTGTTCATCGGTGTGGAAGGCGCGGTGGTAGTCTCGGCGAGGGCGCGCAATAAGCACGATGTGGGTCGCGCCACGCTGTTAGCGGTGCTCTCCGCACTTGCCGTGTATCTGCTGGTTACCCTGCTCTCGCTTGGCGTGGTTGCCCGTCCTGAACTGGCAGAGATCCGTAACCCGTCGATGGCCGGTTTGATGGTCAAGATGATGGGACCATGGGGTGAGATTATTATCGCGGCGGGCCTGATTGTCTCTGTCTGCGGGGCGTATCTGAGCTGGACGATTATGGCGGCGGAAGTTCCGTTTCTCGCTTCAACGCATAAAGCCTTCCCGCGGATTTTCGCCCGTCAGAATGCGCAAGGTGCGCCATCGGCCTCGCTGTGGCTCACCAACCTCTGCGTCCAGATCTGCCTGGTGCTTATCTGGCTTACCGGTTCGGATTACAACACGCTGCTGACCATCGCTTCAGAGATGATTCTGGTTCCCTATTTCCTCGTCGGTGCCTTTCTGCTAAAAATTGCCACCCGTCCGCTTCACCAGGCGGTAGGTGTCGGTGCGTGCATTTATGGCTTATGGTTATTGTATGCTTCCGGGCCGATGCATCTGCTGCTCTCGGTGGTGCTTTACGCACCGGGTCTGCTGGTGTTCCTGTATGCGCGCAAAACGCATACGCATGATAACGTTCTGAATCGTCAGGAGATGGTGCTGATTGGTCTGTTGCTGGTTGCCGCCGTACCGGCGACCTGGTTGCTGGTGGGGTAA